The following are encoded together in the Thermococcus sibiricus MM 739 genome:
- a CDS encoding acetate--CoA ligase family protein encodes MDRVAKAKEIIEKAKAENRPLVEPEAKEILQLYGVPVPEFKVATNEEEAVQFAREIGYPVVMKIVSPQIIHKSDAGGVKVNIKSDEEAKEAFNTIMKNAKNYKPDADLWGVIIYKMLPLGKEVIVGMIRDPQFGPAIMFGLGGIFVEILKDVSFRVAPISKEEALEMIKEIKAYPILAGARGEKPVNIEALAEIIMKVGELALELPEVKELDINPVFAYEDTSVAVDARILL; translated from the coding sequence ATGGATAGAGTTGCAAAAGCTAAGGAAATAATCGAAAAAGCAAAAGCTGAGAATAGACCACTTGTAGAGCCCGAAGCAAAGGAAATTCTTCAGCTATACGGAGTTCCTGTTCCCGAGTTCAAGGTTGCTACAAATGAGGAAGAGGCCGTCCAATTTGCAAGGGAAATAGGATATCCCGTAGTTATGAAGATTGTCTCTCCACAAATTATCCACAAGAGCGATGCGGGTGGTGTTAAGGTCAACATAAAAAGCGATGAGGAGGCTAAAGAAGCCTTTAATACCATTATGAAGAACGCCAAGAACTATAAACCTGATGCTGACCTTTGGGGGGTTATTATCTACAAGATGCTTCCACTTGGAAAGGAAGTCATCGTGGGTATGATAAGAGACCCACAATTCGGACCGGCCATCATGTTTGGTCTTGGTGGAATTTTTGTCGAAATCTTAAAAGATGTTAGCTTTAGAGTTGCTCCAATAAGCAAAGAGGAAGCACTTGAAATGATAAAAGAGATCAAGGCCTATCCAATCCTTGCTGGGGCAAGGGGAGAAAAACCAGTAAACATTGAAGCTCTAGCTGAGATCATCATGAAAGTTGGAGAGCTTGCTCTAGAGCTCCCAGAAGTAAAAGAATTAGATATCAATCCAGTATTTGCCTACGAAGACACCTCTGTTGCTGTCGATGCAAGAATACTTCTTTAA
- a CDS encoding DUF1699 family protein yields the protein MKVEIKAGNNEELLKKIDETLNGEVTEVYINLRPTKVILVKILERAPNVKIIKCPSSLYPKVSKKIIRALSQMGIKLVPANHSRGRPKKYDAAIIKQIEELVRKGKTPKEISQELKIPLRTVYYIINGR from the coding sequence ATGAAGGTGGAGATAAAGGCGGGAAATAATGAGGAACTCTTGAAAAAAATAGACGAAACATTAAACGGAGAAGTTACTGAAGTATACATAAATCTCCGTCCTACCAAGGTAATTCTTGTGAAAATATTAGAAAGGGCTCCTAATGTCAAGATTATTAAATGTCCCTCAAGTCTTTACCCTAAAGTTTCTAAGAAAATCATAAGGGCCCTCAGTCAGATGGGAATAAAGCTAGTTCCAGCAAATCATTCCCGTGGAAGGCCTAAAAAATATGATGCTGCTATTATAAAGCAGATTGAGGAGTTAGTGAGGAAGGGCAAAACTCCCAAAGAGATAAGTCAAGAGCTAAAAATTCCACTGAGAACAGTTTATTACATAATTAACGGGCGATAA
- a CDS encoding phosphoadenosine phosphosulfate reductase domain-containing protein, with the protein MRKGPVFLGKAHIYWCEECNVPLISEKCDIHGKGFRLNLTPPADVRFAFKKDLDFIKREFNRHYGVDIGEIINGKIVLLNKTPGEDDVYEIILDGYIFGWLRFDPIKLKWNPGLKVEGAIALWKHFGKEMKKWVIVDKGAKEPIKNGANVLPVGIIEAEASIKVGDDVVVVSEDGDVIATGIAKKGWEKLIDKNERGTGVKTRHQKVVIYREGRRAKMEDVIKANKSALEEKVNEARKFMRKTFENINRPVGVAFSGGKDSLAVLGLMLEEFGENFFVFFNNTGIEFPETLEYIDMVKENLKEKNIKFIIADAKDAFWRALSIFSPPGRDYRWCCKVTKLGPITLTIKRYYPDGVLMFVGQRKYESIQRYKQPRVWKNPWVPNEIGASPIFHWNALEVWLYIFSRELKYNPLYENRVDRIGCFMCPSSSLAEFQTLKEEKPEIWKNWENELRKWGKRFGMPEAWIEYGFWRWRELTKGQKAVARELGIKIPEKRIWEPIRYTIKKENEEFVLKINTKIVLNRMKEVAPILGPVFEGENFLKASNIIFTENEVRASDENEIMQAYYLIKRAYECVGCGVCVGRCPENALRINSNTRKIEVDWEKCIHCRECVEVCPLLKIKNPQEGSQL; encoded by the coding sequence ATGAGGAAAGGTCCTGTATTTCTTGGTAAAGCTCACATTTACTGGTGTGAAGAGTGCAATGTTCCGTTAATAAGTGAGAAGTGTGATATTCATGGAAAGGGCTTTAGATTAAATCTTACCCCGCCAGCGGACGTTCGATTTGCATTTAAAAAAGATTTAGATTTCATTAAACGAGAATTTAATAGGCATTACGGGGTTGATATAGGAGAGATAATTAATGGGAAGATAGTTCTTCTAAATAAGACTCCAGGCGAAGACGATGTATATGAGATTATTTTGGATGGGTACATTTTTGGGTGGCTTCGGTTTGATCCTATAAAACTTAAATGGAATCCAGGCCTAAAGGTTGAGGGAGCAATTGCCCTTTGGAAACATTTTGGAAAAGAAATGAAAAAATGGGTTATAGTGGATAAGGGTGCAAAAGAGCCTATAAAAAATGGAGCAAATGTCCTTCCGGTTGGAATTATTGAGGCAGAGGCCAGTATTAAAGTTGGTGACGATGTAGTAGTGGTTAGCGAAGATGGTGATGTTATTGCCACAGGAATAGCAAAGAAAGGCTGGGAGAAGTTAATTGATAAGAATGAAAGAGGTACAGGGGTAAAGACACGTCATCAAAAGGTGGTTATTTATAGAGAAGGCAGAAGGGCAAAGATGGAGGACGTGATAAAGGCTAACAAATCTGCTCTGGAAGAAAAGGTAAATGAAGCCAGAAAGTTTATGCGAAAAACTTTCGAAAATATAAACCGACCAGTAGGAGTGGCTTTTAGTGGTGGAAAAGACAGCCTAGCGGTCTTGGGGCTCATGCTCGAAGAATTTGGAGAAAACTTCTTCGTTTTCTTTAATAATACAGGAATAGAATTCCCAGAGACACTTGAGTATATAGATATGGTGAAAGAGAACTTAAAGGAGAAGAACATAAAATTCATCATTGCAGACGCAAAAGATGCTTTTTGGCGTGCTTTAAGTATTTTTTCTCCTCCAGGAAGAGATTATCGGTGGTGTTGCAAAGTTACAAAACTTGGGCCGATTACCTTGACAATAAAAAGGTATTATCCTGATGGAGTTCTAATGTTTGTGGGTCAGAGGAAATATGAAAGTATACAACGGTATAAACAACCCAGAGTTTGGAAGAACCCATGGGTGCCAAATGAAATTGGAGCATCTCCTATCTTTCACTGGAATGCTCTTGAGGTATGGCTTTACATATTTTCCCGTGAGTTAAAGTATAACCCCTTATATGAAAACAGAGTCGATAGAATTGGGTGTTTCATGTGTCCAAGTTCATCTTTAGCGGAATTTCAGACTTTAAAAGAGGAAAAGCCAGAAATTTGGAAAAATTGGGAAAATGAACTGAGGAAATGGGGAAAACGCTTTGGAATGCCTGAAGCATGGATAGAATATGGTTTCTGGAGATGGAGGGAACTTACTAAGGGACAGAAGGCTGTAGCGAGAGAACTTGGGATCAAAATTCCTGAAAAAAGGATCTGGGAACCAATACGGTATACTATCAAAAAAGAAAATGAAGAATTTGTCCTTAAAATAAACACAAAAATTGTTCTTAATAGGATGAAAGAAGTGGCTCCGATACTTGGTCCAGTTTTTGAAGGAGAAAACTTCCTTAAGGCGAGCAATATAATATTCACGGAAAATGAAGTGAGGGCAAGTGATGAAAATGAAATCATGCAGGCCTACTATCTGATAAAAAGAGCCTATGAATGTGTAGGGTGTGGTGTGTGTGTTGGAAGGTGTCCAGAAAATGCTTTAAGAATAAACTCCAATACAAGAAAGATAGAGGTTGATTGGGAGAAGTGTATTCACTGTAGGGAGTGTGTGGAAGTATGCCCATTGTTAAAAATAAAAAATCCACAAGAAGGAAGTCAGCTTTAA
- a CDS encoding HAD-IB family phosphatase: MYLIAFDLEGTLVKSKSSWVELHKRFGTWDKGEEYAERFFKGEFDYATWAKLDASLWRGKSRKEIMEWVESVEYFEGVKELFEFLKRNKFKIAIISGGLKCLAERIGKELKADFVYANELLFDEEEKVTGDVLSWVDFRNKGDILLELKEKLKPKLTVAVGDGHNDIAMFKVADVSIAINPHEGVEGDYLAKDLYEVKEIIEKILKESGQ, from the coding sequence ATGTATCTAATAGCATTTGACTTGGAAGGCACATTAGTGAAATCAAAATCAAGCTGGGTGGAACTTCACAAGAGATTTGGGACATGGGATAAAGGAGAGGAATATGCAGAACGTTTTTTCAAAGGTGAATTTGATTATGCAACATGGGCAAAGTTAGATGCTTCATTATGGAGGGGAAAAAGTAGAAAGGAAATCATGGAATGGGTAGAGTCTGTAGAATATTTTGAAGGAGTTAAAGAACTCTTTGAGTTTTTAAAAAGGAATAAGTTTAAAATAGCCATAATTAGTGGAGGTCTTAAATGTCTGGCAGAGAGAATTGGAAAAGAACTCAAAGCGGATTTTGTCTATGCTAATGAGCTTCTCTTTGATGAAGAAGAAAAAGTCACTGGAGATGTTCTCTCTTGGGTAGACTTCAGGAATAAGGGCGATATTTTGCTTGAACTCAAGGAGAAGCTTAAGCCTAAACTCACGGTAGCTGTAGGAGATGGCCATAATGACATTGCCATGTTCAAGGTTGCTGATGTTAGTATAGCTATAAATCCTCATGAGGGAGTGGAAGGGGATTATTTGGCAAAGGACCTCTACGAGGTAAAAGAAATAATTGAGAAAATTTTAAAGGAAAGCGGTCAGTGA
- a CDS encoding protein-L-isoaspartate(D-aspartate) O-methyltransferase, protein MDESDLYRKWMRLVENLEREGIIKSEKVKRAFLRVPRYKFVSDRYKEYAHVDEPLPIPAGQTISAPHMVAIMLELAELEGGMNVLEVGAGSGWNAALIYELVKREVYTIERVSDLVEFARKNLERAGYKDKVHVIWGDGSKGYPPNAPYDRIIVTAGAPKVPEPLIEQLKVGGKLLIPVGSYHLWQELLEVIKLDEDNNTKIKNHGGVAFVPLIGEHGWRE, encoded by the coding sequence ATGGATGAAAGTGACCTCTATAGGAAATGGATGAGGCTTGTTGAAAACCTTGAGAGAGAGGGCATAATTAAAAGTGAAAAGGTTAAGAGAGCTTTTCTTCGAGTTCCCAGGTATAAGTTTGTTTCTGATAGATACAAAGAATATGCACATGTAGATGAACCGCTCCCTATTCCTGCTGGGCAAACAATAAGTGCCCCTCATATGGTAGCTATAATGCTTGAACTCGCTGAACTTGAAGGGGGTATGAATGTTCTTGAAGTAGGGGCAGGGAGTGGATGGAACGCTGCTTTAATTTATGAACTTGTAAAAAGAGAAGTGTATACAATTGAGCGAGTATCTGATCTTGTAGAATTTGCAAGGAAAAACCTTGAAAGAGCAGGATATAAAGATAAAGTTCATGTTATTTGGGGTGATGGAAGCAAGGGCTATCCTCCAAATGCCCCCTACGACAGAATTATCGTAACTGCTGGGGCTCCTAAAGTTCCAGAACCTCTAATAGAGCAGCTTAAAGTCGGCGGAAAACTTTTGATCCCTGTTGGGAGTTATCATTTATGGCAAGAGCTTCTTGAAGTTATAAAGCTAGATGAAGATAATAACACAAAAATAAAAAATCATGGAGGAGTAGCATTTGTTCCATTAATTGGTGAGCATGGTTGGAGGGAGTAA
- a CDS encoding GTP cyclohydrolase IV yields the protein MFETQEEIPEIRERLHRVGITNLRTIARINWKGKFYTFIPTFEITIDVPEEKKGIHMSRLVESITETMSEAVEEEVKEAHTSLEELGLAIIRRLEKKHPHRRAEAWIKTQLIMERETPASKKVTLETYDVEVGVIKEPEKVEKVLKVIAIGNTACPHAMANNQGKTHIQRAIATLEIRTDYDEEIPLEDMIDVVEESFSSPTYTLLKTADENAVVQAMYSNPKFVEDVAREIIFKARQRFKGNIHVRVLSHESIHKHDVIAETWN from the coding sequence ATGTTCGAAACTCAAGAAGAAATTCCGGAAATCAGAGAGAGACTTCATAGGGTTGGGATAACTAACTTACGAACAATTGCAAGGATAAATTGGAAAGGAAAATTTTACACGTTCATTCCAACATTTGAGATAACTATAGATGTACCCGAAGAGAAGAAAGGTATTCATATGAGTCGTCTTGTGGAAAGTATCACTGAGACGATGAGTGAAGCAGTGGAAGAGGAAGTAAAAGAGGCCCATACCTCATTGGAGGAGCTTGGGCTTGCTATAATAAGGCGTTTGGAGAAGAAGCATCCTCACAGAAGGGCTGAAGCTTGGATCAAGACACAGTTGATTATGGAAAGAGAAACTCCGGCCAGCAAAAAAGTAACCCTTGAAACATATGATGTGGAGGTAGGAGTAATAAAAGAACCCGAGAAAGTTGAAAAAGTCTTAAAAGTTATAGCTATTGGTAACACGGCCTGTCCACATGCTATGGCAAATAATCAGGGAAAGACACATATTCAAAGGGCAATTGCAACTCTTGAAATAAGAACTGATTATGATGAAGAAATCCCATTGGAGGACATGATAGATGTTGTTGAGGAGTCATTTAGTTCTCCAACTTACACTTTGTTGAAAACTGCAGATGAAAATGCAGTGGTCCAAGCCATGTACTCTAATCCTAAATTCGTGGAGGATGTAGCTAGAGAAATTATTTTCAAGGCAAGGCAGAGATTTAAGGGAAATATTCATGTAAGAGTTTTAAGTCATGAAAGTATCCACAAACACGATGTAATTGCAGAAACATGGAATTAA
- a CDS encoding DUF4139 domain-containing protein, producing MKQKIIGGILVSFVLLAMVIFHQTQAQEDQTSIALYDSAKIGVVEKTLQLELKQGINEVPLDVLEGLDVGQITLKPLDEKVKVLGIINKEVTGKDLIEANIGKEITIKLKSGETISGKFLGYHDGKVAVQGNAYYLIEPTEIEYIKTATLGEESISNTYALINADEDGKYFFKLIYRVKGIGWNSRYKLYLSDNAEFYGYILINNPTNKTFENTEVLLVSGDVQFYQPLQVIFDKYYATESMVGKEVPEEPIQQTKIEAFYLYKLGTVDIGAFETKMIPYIYQKTDFIREYLYESYPYGGAQDIYEIISLKTNDVLPKGIVEIYKEMEDKNVLIGEQMIDHTAKGDTLRLKLGRDIDLKGTTEVLEERHDDHYGYYKIRVTLRNFGEESKEVIVRHYKWRGKILESSISPINETADYVEFKVTVNPGEKEEIIFDYEVRY from the coding sequence ATGAAACAGAAAATTATTGGGGGAATTTTGGTGAGTTTTGTTCTTCTGGCCATGGTGATTTTCCACCAAACACAGGCACAAGAAGATCAAACAAGTATTGCCCTCTACGACTCTGCGAAAATTGGAGTAGTGGAAAAAACTCTCCAGCTTGAATTAAAGCAAGGGATAAATGAAGTACCATTAGACGTTTTAGAAGGCCTTGATGTTGGCCAAATAACATTAAAACCCTTAGATGAAAAAGTTAAGGTTTTAGGAATCATAAACAAGGAAGTTACAGGGAAAGATCTTATAGAGGCGAACATTGGGAAAGAGATAACAATAAAACTCAAAAGTGGTGAGACTATAAGTGGGAAATTTTTGGGGTATCACGATGGAAAAGTGGCCGTTCAGGGAAACGCATACTACCTCATAGAACCTACAGAGATTGAATATATAAAAACAGCCACTCTGGGAGAGGAGAGCATATCAAACACCTATGCTTTGATAAATGCTGATGAAGATGGTAAGTATTTCTTCAAACTTATTTACAGGGTTAAAGGAATAGGGTGGAATTCAAGGTACAAGTTGTATTTAAGTGATAATGCAGAGTTTTATGGGTATATTTTAATTAACAATCCTACAAACAAAACATTTGAAAATACGGAAGTTCTCTTGGTTTCAGGAGATGTCCAGTTTTATCAACCTCTTCAAGTAATCTTTGACAAATATTATGCAACCGAGTCAATGGTAGGAAAGGAAGTTCCAGAAGAGCCAATTCAGCAGACAAAAATAGAGGCCTTCTATCTCTATAAGCTCGGTACGGTAGATATAGGAGCATTTGAAACGAAAATGATTCCATACATTTACCAAAAGACTGACTTTATTAGGGAGTATCTCTATGAGAGCTACCCTTACGGTGGAGCCCAAGACATCTACGAAATAATTTCTCTGAAGACAAATGATGTTCTTCCAAAAGGTATTGTGGAAATTTACAAAGAGATGGAAGATAAAAACGTTTTAATTGGCGAACAAATGATTGATCATACAGCGAAAGGAGATACACTACGACTCAAACTTGGAAGGGATATTGACTTGAAAGGAACCACGGAGGTTCTAGAAGAAAGACATGATGATCACTACGGATACTACAAGATTAGAGTTACACTGAGGAATTTTGGAGAGGAGAGTAAAGAGGTAATTGTGAGACATTACAAGTGGCGTGGAAAAATACTAGAAAGCTCAATAAGCCCCATAAACGAAACGGCAGATTACGTAGAGTTCAAAGTAACAGTTAATCCAGGGGAAAAGGAAGAGATAATATTCGATTACGAAGTTAGATATTAG
- a CDS encoding HVO_0476 family zinc finger protein produces the protein MEEYFVCPECKSEDVEIIKERGRDLTLRCAECGHVWQIIVGKMIQVPIIVSKHEKSFKKTVELPVDEEIRVGDIVELEDDEVRISSIELEDNKRVEKAEIKDVKVLWGESLAYPKVIGVSIYLPKGITQSFKVKVDREEEFAIGEVLEVGGYTFKIDKIKIEGKMLKDGRAKADEIVRIIGRPIRGRASRNLEIYRGYGKN, from the coding sequence ATGGAAGAATATTTTGTTTGCCCTGAATGTAAAAGTGAGGACGTTGAGATAATTAAAGAACGAGGGAGAGATCTAACTTTAAGATGTGCCGAATGTGGTCATGTTTGGCAGATAATAGTGGGCAAAATGATTCAAGTGCCCATAATAGTTAGCAAACATGAGAAAAGCTTTAAGAAAACTGTCGAACTACCGGTTGATGAAGAAATAAGAGTAGGAGACATTGTAGAGCTTGAAGACGATGAGGTGAGAATAAGCAGTATCGAGCTTGAAGATAATAAAAGAGTCGAAAAAGCTGAGATAAAGGATGTAAAGGTGTTGTGGGGGGAAAGCTTGGCGTATCCCAAGGTTATAGGAGTTTCAATATATCTCCCCAAAGGAATTACACAGTCATTCAAGGTCAAAGTTGACAGAGAAGAAGAATTTGCAATTGGGGAAGTGCTTGAGGTTGGAGGTTATACATTCAAGATAGACAAGATAAAGATAGAGGGTAAGATGCTTAAGGATGGAAGAGCAAAGGCCGATGAGATAGTTAGGATAATAGGCCGTCCTATACGTGGTAGAGCAAGTAGAAACTTGGAAATTTATAGAGGATACGGAAAGAACTAG
- a CDS encoding DUF4129 domain-containing protein produces MKRLVPFMILLLFITMLFRATVEHGQSSFNIEILYLAWATLFFGFLGYAIWFLFKKGIPIMSVKRRKRTKGEYLRELIIILAIVIALRALFSKRVEPYRGIKAPVIKYPKLGFSNDTFTITYEPLPDYAYFIPIFVFIVIIAVLLFYRKKEPQKIEITKFDPEITFDTIEGSPEERIIKMYKNVVAGLIKRGYPYQKSWTHWEHEDKLKDIFEDLEDLDNITRVFEKAKYGYKLDKEDIKIARESYEKLMHFLR; encoded by the coding sequence ATGAAGCGATTGGTACCTTTTATGATACTGTTGCTTTTCATTACAATGCTCTTTAGAGCTACCGTAGAACATGGACAAAGTTCGTTCAACATTGAAATTCTATATCTTGCATGGGCAACTCTTTTTTTTGGATTTCTTGGATATGCTATATGGTTTCTCTTTAAAAAAGGAATACCAATAATGTCAGTAAAGAGACGTAAACGAACCAAGGGAGAGTATTTGAGGGAACTGATTATAATCCTAGCAATTGTTATAGCACTTAGAGCACTTTTTAGCAAAAGAGTAGAGCCTTATAGAGGTATTAAGGCTCCGGTGATAAAATATCCCAAGCTTGGCTTTTCTAACGACACTTTTACAATTACCTACGAACCTCTTCCGGATTATGCTTATTTTATTCCTATTTTCGTGTTTATTGTTATTATTGCCGTTCTGCTCTTTTATAGAAAAAAAGAACCTCAAAAAATTGAAATTACCAAATTTGATCCCGAGATAACTTTCGATACAATTGAAGGGTCACCTGAAGAGAGAATAATTAAAATGTACAAAAATGTTGTTGCAGGCCTTATAAAAAGAGGATATCCTTATCAAAAGAGTTGGACTCATTGGGAGCACGAAGATAAATTGAAAGACATCTTTGAGGATTTGGAAGACTTAGACAATATTACAAGAGTTTTTGAAAAGGCAAAGTATGGATACAAACTGGATAAAGAAGACATTAAAATTGCTAGGGAGAGTTATGAAAAGCTGATGCACTTTTTGAGATAA
- a CDS encoding helix-turn-helix transcriptional regulator: MPIVKNKKSTRRKSALILLIFILLFLKPVRSQEEYEYNIDGYSLYFDILDETRVKETIEITISPNVPLSRYTFYSQYPIENPEAIVEINGRTQIANVSVSKVVGDINAIYIGFSEVSSGDNLKIRISFYSEGMLQDINGKKQFSYYLKFEQPVGYFYARLYIPRGYAILSPIVPSPDKVESSGDALLMEWKKQEVRSGEEFYFIVGFSGELNNTFPLMYFVIPILIAFVGGFFAGILYKGKERSGINLRSDEEKVIEILRERPMYQSELVKRLGFSKAKVSLLLKNMEKRGLIERVKDGRTYLVKLKEM, translated from the coding sequence ATGCCCATTGTTAAAAATAAAAAATCCACAAGAAGGAAGTCAGCTTTAATTCTGCTTATATTTATTCTCCTATTTCTCAAACCCGTGAGATCCCAGGAGGAGTATGAGTATAATATAGATGGTTACTCTCTATATTTTGACATACTGGATGAGACAAGGGTTAAAGAGACCATAGAGATTACTATTTCTCCAAACGTGCCATTATCGAGATACACGTTTTACTCACAGTATCCCATTGAAAATCCCGAAGCAATAGTTGAGATAAATGGTAGAACCCAAATAGCAAATGTTAGTGTTTCTAAGGTTGTAGGAGACATAAATGCAATTTACATAGGATTTTCTGAGGTATCCTCAGGGGACAACTTGAAAATACGAATAAGCTTTTACTCTGAGGGAATGCTTCAAGATATCAATGGTAAAAAGCAGTTTTCATATTATCTAAAATTTGAACAACCAGTGGGTTACTTTTATGCAAGGTTATACATTCCTAGAGGTTATGCAATTCTCTCTCCCATTGTTCCATCTCCCGACAAAGTTGAAAGCAGTGGAGATGCGCTTTTAATGGAATGGAAAAAACAAGAAGTTAGATCAGGAGAAGAGTTTTATTTCATAGTTGGTTTTTCTGGAGAACTAAACAACACTTTTCCACTAATGTATTTTGTAATTCCTATATTAATAGCCTTTGTAGGGGGATTTTTTGCTGGGATTCTCTATAAGGGCAAAGAAAGAAGTGGAATAAACCTAAGATCGGATGAAGAAAAAGTTATTGAAATCTTGAGAGAGAGACCGATGTATCAAAGTGAGCTTGTAAAAAGGTTGGGATTCTCAAAAGCAAAAGTTAGCCTTTTATTAAAGAATATGGAGAAGAGAGGGTTAATAGAACGGGTTAAAGATGGTAGAACATACCTTGTTAAACTAAAAGAGATGTGA
- a CDS encoding DUF530 family protein: MTTTEELIAQINRGLDDIRININRLFENFDPRYLAFNLNRNLMILKNMEDELSRRVGEAHIYVGSLGKKERDPHIRRIFLRNHYRMLTLERLRIAITAHKIALATIDSHYTFYKGKKGVDIKNITNKRDLEKLKVAEKSIKLGRLEVLPHLAYSGDVLKILSQQDNKVRDTFKEIKSKLKEKGQIRKKGIRIEVEYWQEGRLKKERLDFPVEADIDSELRKRFGQKYRWRVLSYVKTKGVLITSHYTVDNIALAYASTYPKKGVKALALDFFRYYYLTSEKERESISLYPQIKPCIDCHYSIFDVPFMNEPEFRTGFGSMLIIKKCEIESFLSGRRSEISNIPNYLLGGVILYGVSSFDEKKVSNLLQIDETELKDAIEKFVLSGLHISLFEDVGKFEKFMPKSDKAKQFLELLQG, from the coding sequence ATGACAACAACGGAGGAGCTCATAGCTCAAATTAACAGGGGTTTAGATGATATAAGGATAAATATAAACAGGTTATTTGAAAATTTCGATCCTCGTTATTTAGCTTTTAATTTAAATAGAAACCTTATGATCCTCAAAAACATGGAAGATGAGCTTTCCCGTAGAGTTGGTGAAGCTCATATCTATGTGGGGTCTTTGGGCAAAAAAGAAAGAGATCCCCATATTCGTAGAATTTTCTTAAGAAATCACTACCGAATGCTAACTCTAGAGAGACTTAGAATAGCCATAACTGCCCATAAAATTGCCCTTGCTACGATAGACTCCCATTATACTTTTTACAAAGGAAAAAAAGGAGTAGATATCAAAAATATCACAAACAAGAGAGATCTTGAGAAGTTAAAGGTGGCTGAAAAGAGCATAAAACTTGGAAGACTTGAAGTTCTTCCACACCTTGCATATTCAGGAGATGTTCTTAAAATTCTTAGTCAGCAAGATAACAAGGTAAGAGACACATTTAAGGAAATAAAATCGAAACTCAAAGAAAAAGGGCAGATAAGGAAGAAAGGTATAAGAATTGAAGTAGAGTATTGGCAAGAGGGCAGATTAAAGAAAGAACGTTTAGATTTTCCGGTAGAAGCAGATATAGATAGCGAATTAAGAAAACGTTTTGGACAGAAATATAGATGGAGAGTTTTAAGCTATGTCAAAACTAAGGGAGTTCTAATAACTAGTCATTACACCGTTGATAACATTGCTTTGGCATATGCCTCAACATATCCAAAAAAAGGTGTTAAAGCTCTTGCTCTTGACTTTTTCAGGTATTATTATCTCACTTCCGAAAAAGAAAGAGAATCTATCAGCCTTTATCCTCAGATAAAGCCTTGTATCGATTGTCATTATTCAATCTTTGATGTTCCTTTTATGAATGAGCCAGAGTTCCGAACTGGCTTTGGAAGCATGTTAATTATCAAGAAATGTGAGATAGAAAGCTTTTTGAGTGGAAGAAGAAGTGAGATCTCAAATATTCCCAATTATCTCCTGGGAGGGGTTATTCTATATGGTGTTAGTTCATTTGATGAGAAGAAGGTCAGTAACCTCCTCCAGATTGATGAGACTGAATTAAAAGATGCCATAGAGAAGTTCGTTCTTTCTGGGCTCCATATATCACTTTTTGAAGATGTAGGAAAATTTGAGAAATTCATGCCTAAGAGTGATAAGGCCAAACAATTTTTGGAACTCCTCCAAGGGTGA